One genomic window of Gemmatimonadales bacterium includes the following:
- a CDS encoding DUF488 domain-containing protein — protein MHKTRAGSSRADAPIPDPIPVTIYTVGHSNRSLEEFVAILESAGITMLVDVRSIPRSRATPQFNADTLPAALAEHGIGYRHLKALGGRRHHPKGAPPSQNRYWRVDAFRAYADYAETPAFRAGLDELIALAENDRCAIMCAEAVWWRCHRRIITDWLLASGITVDHLMGIGDVTPATLTPDAHVRKGVVTYPG, from the coding sequence GTGCACAAGACGCGCGCTGGGTCGTCGCGAGCAGATGCTCCAATCCCCGACCCGATCCCGGTGACGATCTACACCGTCGGCCATTCGAACCGATCGCTCGAGGAGTTTGTCGCGATCCTCGAATCGGCCGGAATCACCATGCTCGTCGATGTGCGATCGATTCCACGGTCGCGCGCCACGCCGCAATTCAATGCCGACACTCTCCCGGCGGCGCTCGCCGAACACGGTATCGGTTACCGTCATCTCAAGGCCCTCGGCGGGCGGCGCCATCATCCCAAAGGGGCGCCGCCGTCACAGAACCGGTACTGGCGCGTCGACGCGTTCAGGGCTTACGCCGACTACGCCGAGACGCCGGCGTTCCGCGCCGGCCTCGATGAACTGATCGCGCTGGCGGAGAACGACCGCTGCGCGATCATGTGTGCCGAAGCGGTCTGGTGGCGATGCCATCGGCGGATCATTACCGACTGGCTCCTCGCCAGCGGCATCACCGTCGACCATCTCATGGGAATTGGTGATGTCACGCCGGCGACGCTGACACCGGACGCGCATGTACGGAAGGGAGTCGTGACCTACCCCGGGTGA